One segment of Triticum aestivum cultivar Chinese Spring chromosome 2A, IWGSC CS RefSeq v2.1, whole genome shotgun sequence DNA contains the following:
- the LOC123185006 gene encoding uncharacterized protein gives MNTRDLLFSGLDLVKQQASAVASTVSLAKPYLPAKLTEMNTGDIVAGLGYVKNHTGATVASTVSLANQYLPARLTGMNTGDIVAGLSYVKNHTAAMVSTRDGAVGTAAMVIGGAVGAYFLWPAAAAPAAAGAMMKAPGAAGFLISRSAFLANPQVYYQILRTAGAAAAAAAFV, from the coding sequence ATGAACACACGCGACCTCCTCTTCTCCGGTCTCGACCTCGTCAAGCAACAGGCGAGCGCCGTGGCCTCCACCGTCTCACTGGCCAAGCCGTACCTCCCCGCAAAGCTAACCGAGATGAACACCGGCGACATCGTCGCCGGTCTCGGCTACGTCAAGAACCATACAGGAGCGACCGTGGCCTCCACCGTCTCATTGGCCAATCAGTACCTGCCCGCAAGGCTTACCGGGATGAACACCGGCGACATCGTCGCAGGTCTCAGCTACGTCAAGAACCATACAGCGGCCATGGTGTCGACGCGCGACGGCGCCGTGGGGACCGCGGCGATGGTCATCGGGGGCGCCGTGGGCGCCTACTTCCTCTGGCCCGCTGCGGCCGCCCCCGCCGCTGCCGGCGCCATGATGAAGGCGCCTGGTGCCGCCGGCTTCCTCATCTCCCGCTCGGCGTTCCTGGCCAACCCGCAGGTCTACTACCAGATCCTCCGCACCGCtggcgccgcggcggcggccgccgcattCGTGTAG